A window from Aerococcus sp. Group 1 encodes these proteins:
- the rpoZ gene encoding DNA-directed RNA polymerase subunit omega, protein MIIYPSIDSLLKQVNSKYSLCTIAAKRAHELQENQNPMLTDYHSPKYVGQALEEINSGDLGIDPDSLAKDESLN, encoded by the coding sequence ATGATTATTTATCCATCGATTGATTCTTTGTTAAAGCAAGTAAATTCTAAATATTCTCTGTGTACCATTGCCGCTAAACGGGCCCACGAACTTCAAGAAAACCAAAATCCGATGTTAACAGACTATCATTCTCCTAAGTATGTTGGCCAAGCCTTAGAAGAGATTAATTCTGGTGATTTAGGTATTGATCCAGATTCTTTAGCTAAGGACGAAAGCCTTAACTAA